The following are from one region of the Cloacibacterium sp. TD35 genome:
- the mutS gene encoding DNA mismatch repair protein MutS — MAKKETPLMTQYNTIKAKYPDALLLFRVGDFYETFGQDAIKTSQILGIVLTKRANGEGHIELAGFPHHSVDSYLPKLVRAGMRVAICDQLEDPKMVKGIVKRGVTELVTPGVTFNEQVLNSKKNNFLLSLHKEKEKFGIALVDVSTGEFLVAEGNLEKLLHIVHTFDPSEIIYQRTAEIPSQLKNKNCFKLEDWAYQYNFAYEKLNSHFKTKSLKGFGIEEQKLGITAAGAIFAYLVEDTHHALLQHITKIQSIPQDDYLMMDNFTLRNLEIVHSSNFQGKSLLDIIDKTSTAMGGRLLRRRLILPLKSVNEINRRLSLIEFFNKEDSLKFEILDLLKGISDLDRLIGKLAAEKISPKELGYLRQSLINIQKIRELLSSHHDVLAWLEPLNNLEELISYLQNHLNEELPVNLNKGNVIKSEISEELDRLRNLQSKGKGFLDEMCQREIERTGISSLKIDFNNVFGYYIEVRNTHKDKVPEDWIRKQTLVNAERYITEELKEYETQILGAEEKISQIEHQLYRQVCENVLMYIDQIQENSRLIAQIDCAVSLSELSISENYTKPVLNETFAIDIKEGRHPIIEKSLPLGEKYIPNDVFLDKDSQQIIMVTGPNMAGKSAILRQTAIICLLAQIGSFVPAKHAEIGILDKIFTRVGATDNISAGESTFMVEMNEAANILNNISERSLILLDEIGRGTSTYDGVSIAWAIAEYLHQHSTQPKTLFATHYHELNEMSVNFERIKNFHVTIQENKGNIIFLRKLVAGGSEHSFGIHVAKLAGMPSKVVNRASEILKTLEDSRSQSGSTEKIKRVTEENLQLSFFQLDDPVLENIREELTKIDINTLTPIEALMKLNAIKKMIGK; from the coding sequence ATGGCAAAAAAAGAAACTCCGTTAATGACACAATACAATACCATCAAGGCGAAATATCCTGATGCTTTGTTACTTTTTCGGGTGGGAGATTTCTATGAGACTTTCGGTCAAGATGCCATTAAAACTTCTCAGATTTTAGGGATTGTTCTTACTAAAAGAGCCAATGGAGAAGGTCATATTGAGTTAGCAGGTTTTCCGCATCATTCTGTAGATTCTTACTTGCCAAAATTGGTAAGAGCAGGAATGCGTGTTGCAATATGTGACCAACTAGAAGATCCTAAAATGGTAAAAGGAATTGTGAAACGTGGCGTTACAGAGTTAGTTACTCCAGGAGTTACGTTTAACGAGCAGGTTTTGAATTCTAAGAAAAATAATTTCTTGCTTTCTCTTCACAAAGAAAAAGAGAAATTTGGGATCGCATTAGTAGATGTTTCTACGGGTGAATTTCTTGTGGCAGAAGGTAACTTAGAGAAACTTTTACACATTGTTCACACCTTTGATCCTTCGGAAATTATTTACCAAAGAACTGCAGAAATTCCTTCCCAACTTAAAAATAAAAACTGTTTCAAGCTAGAAGATTGGGCGTATCAATATAATTTTGCCTACGAAAAACTGAACTCCCATTTCAAAACCAAATCGCTAAAAGGTTTCGGAATTGAAGAACAAAAATTGGGAATTACTGCAGCTGGAGCGATTTTCGCTTATTTAGTTGAAGATACACATCACGCTCTTTTACAACACATTACAAAAATACAGAGCATTCCGCAAGATGATTATTTGATGATGGACAATTTCACTTTGCGAAATTTAGAAATTGTACATTCTAGTAATTTTCAAGGGAAATCTTTGCTCGATATAATTGACAAAACTTCCACTGCAATGGGAGGAAGATTGCTTCGTAGAAGATTAATTTTGCCTCTAAAATCAGTAAACGAAATCAACCGCAGACTTTCCTTAATTGAATTTTTCAACAAAGAAGATTCTTTAAAATTTGAAATTTTAGATTTATTGAAAGGAATTTCAGATTTAGATAGATTGATTGGGAAATTAGCTGCCGAAAAAATTTCACCGAAAGAACTCGGCTATCTTCGTCAGAGTTTAATCAATATTCAGAAAATTAGAGAATTATTGAGTTCTCATCACGATGTTTTGGCTTGGCTAGAACCTCTGAACAATTTGGAAGAACTAATTTCTTATCTTCAAAATCATTTGAATGAAGAACTTCCAGTAAACCTCAACAAAGGAAATGTCATCAAATCCGAAATTTCGGAAGAACTCGACAGATTGAGAAATCTTCAAAGCAAAGGGAAAGGTTTTCTTGATGAAATGTGCCAAAGAGAAATAGAAAGAACGGGAATTTCTTCTCTAAAAATTGATTTTAATAATGTTTTTGGTTACTACATCGAGGTTAGAAACACGCATAAAGACAAGGTTCCAGAAGATTGGATTCGTAAACAAACTTTGGTAAACGCAGAACGCTACATTACCGAAGAATTGAAGGAATACGAAACGCAAATTCTCGGAGCGGAAGAAAAAATTTCGCAGATTGAACATCAATTATATCGTCAGGTTTGTGAAAATGTACTGATGTATATTGACCAAATTCAAGAAAATTCTAGATTAATTGCTCAAATTGATTGTGCGGTTTCGCTTTCGGAACTTTCTATTTCTGAAAATTATACAAAGCCCGTCCTCAACGAAACTTTTGCGATTGATATTAAAGAAGGAAGACATCCAATTATAGAAAAATCACTTCCTTTAGGAGAAAAATACATTCCGAATGATGTTTTTCTAGATAAAGATTCTCAACAAATCATTATGGTTACCGGGCCAAATATGGCGGGTAAATCTGCGATTTTAAGACAAACTGCCATTATTTGTTTACTGGCGCAAATTGGAAGTTTCGTCCCTGCAAAACATGCCGAAATTGGCATTTTAGATAAAATTTTCACTAGAGTTGGCGCTACCGATAATATTTCTGCTGGAGAATCTACTTTTATGGTAGAAATGAATGAAGCGGCGAATATTTTGAACAATATTTCTGAGAGAAGTTTGATTTTGCTTGATGAAATTGGGCGTGGAACTTCTACTTATGACGGGGTTTCCATCGCTTGGGCGATTGCAGAATATCTTCATCAGCATTCTACTCAACCGAAAACACTTTTCGCCACGCATTACCACGAACTCAATGAAATGAGCGTGAATTTTGAGAGAATCAAAAATTTCCACGTGACAATTCAGGAGAACAAAGGCAATATTATTTTCCTCAGAAAACTGGTTGCTGGCGGTAGTGAACACAGTTTCGGGATTCACGTTGCAAAATTAGCAGGAATGCCTTCAAAAGTAGTAAACAGAGCTTCTGAAATTCTGAAAACTTTGGAAGATTCTCGCTCTCAAAGTGGTTCTACCGAAAAAATAAAACGTGTGACTGAAGAAAATCTTCAGTTGTCTTTCTTCCAATTGGATGATCCTGTTTTGGAAAACATCAGAGAAGAACTTACTAAAATTGATATCAATACTTTAACACCAATTGAAGCATTAATGAAGTTGAATGCAATTAAAAAGATGATTGGGAAATAA
- a CDS encoding RNA methyltransferase produces MQPTKKLKLEELGRIDVETFKNTEKIPLVVVLDNIRSMHNVGAAFRTADAFLVEKILLCGITPKPPHREIHKAALGATESVDWQFYESVKEAVIDLKTLGYEVVGIEQTTNSVMITDFNIDKTKKYALVLGNEVDGISDEILTDLDECLEIPQLGTKHSLNVSVCGGIVMWEFFKNLK; encoded by the coding sequence ATGCAGCCTACCAAAAAACTGAAATTAGAAGAATTAGGAAGAATAGATGTAGAAACCTTCAAGAATACGGAGAAAATTCCGTTAGTGGTGGTTTTAGATAATATCAGAAGTATGCATAATGTAGGTGCGGCTTTCCGAACTGCAGATGCTTTTTTGGTAGAGAAAATTTTATTATGCGGAATTACACCAAAACCTCCTCACAGAGAAATCCATAAAGCAGCACTTGGCGCAACTGAAAGTGTAGATTGGCAATTTTACGAAAGCGTGAAAGAAGCAGTAATTGATTTAAAAACTTTGGGTTATGAAGTTGTTGGGATTGAACAAACTACTAATTCTGTGATGATTACGGATTTTAACATTGATAAAACTAAAAAATATGCTTTGGTTTTAGGCAATGAGGTTGATGGTATTTCAGATGAAATCCTTACAGATTTAGATGAATGTCTAGAAATTCCACAGTTGGGAACTAAGCATTCTCTTAATGTTTCGGTTTGCGGTGGAATCGTGATGTGGGAATTTTTTAAAAATTTGAAGTAG
- the ypfJ gene encoding KPN_02809 family neutral zinc metallopeptidase, whose amino-acid sequence MRWTNDRADNVDDRRGSGGGMLVGGGLGTLIIAAIIFFLGGDPSAILNNGVGNTPQTEQRKLTSEEIQVREFIRMLSAENNQTWDKIFSENGMQYRDPKIVLFENVTQSNCGTAQAAMGPFYCPADETVYMDMSFFGEMQQKFGARVTEFTVAYVLAHEIGHHIQTILGTTQQVDKMRTRGQYSEADMNRVSVATELQADFYAGLWAKQTDNREKFLDPQDIQSAMEAAAAVGDDNIQKRTAGYVNQEAFTHGSSEQRVEWFMKGYSSGDFTQGNTFDQLLK is encoded by the coding sequence ATGAGATGGACAAACGACAGAGCAGATAATGTAGATGATAGAAGAGGTTCTGGTGGAGGGATGCTAGTAGGAGGTGGATTAGGAACTTTAATCATTGCTGCAATTATATTTTTCTTGGGAGGCGATCCTTCTGCTATTTTAAATAATGGCGTTGGCAACACTCCTCAAACGGAACAAAGAAAACTTACATCAGAAGAAATTCAGGTAAGAGAATTTATAAGAATGCTTTCTGCGGAAAACAACCAAACATGGGATAAAATTTTCTCAGAAAACGGAATGCAATACAGAGACCCAAAAATTGTACTCTTCGAAAATGTAACACAATCTAACTGCGGAACTGCACAAGCTGCTATGGGACCATTTTATTGCCCTGCAGACGAAACGGTATATATGGATATGAGTTTCTTTGGCGAAATGCAACAAAAATTTGGCGCTCGTGTTACAGAATTTACGGTGGCATATGTTTTAGCTCACGAAATTGGGCATCACATTCAGACGATTTTAGGAACTACTCAGCAAGTAGATAAAATGCGCACAAGAGGACAATATTCCGAAGCTGATATGAATAGAGTTTCAGTAGCTACAGAATTACAAGCCGATTTCTACGCAGGTTTATGGGCAAAACAAACCGATAACAGAGAAAAATTCCTTGATCCTCAAGATATTCAAAGCGCTATGGAAGCTGCAGCAGCAGTAGGCGATGATAATATCCAAAAAAGAACGGCGGGCTATGTAAACCAAGAAGCTTTTACTCATGGTAGTTCAGAACAGCGTGTAGAATGGTTTATGAAAGGTTATAGTTCTGGAGATTTTACCCAAGGAAATACTTTTGATCAACTTTTAAAATAA
- a CDS encoding LTA synthase family protein gives MYLQKVKPFLYLGIFYLIVSFLLRLVFVFHPITTADFSFAEVLKVTSLGLVNDILVFTIASSFLALYFLFLSNGKYQKPYGQIILGVLVLAFIYILATPNNIFKQYGGGVVKIVLAFLGLKILFFALMLFLPKQRLKIRNSLYFTTLFLYVLLIIFNAVSEYFFYNEFGVRYNFIAVDYLIYTTEVIGNIMESYPIIPLFTAIFVVTGLATWWIYKKTKDSLLQLPNLVQKFTLLGVFAVLLGISLSFAEKINLKKGNIFQQEIAANGMVKFYEAFSNNTLDFFTFYPTVDQKTAEKNTLLPLGTTTLNRPIISEKPELQKNVVLISIESLSAAYMKAYGYEENVTPFLDQLAQKSLFFTNLYATGNRTVRGLEALTLCIPPTAGESVIKREKENKNKFTTGSVFKSKGYSVKYLYGGYSYFDNMKDFYGGNGYEIVDRDNFTPEEITFANVWGVCDEDMARKAISEMNKDYKAGKPFFHHWMTVSNHRPFTYPEGKIDIPADSKSRKGGVKYTDYSIMKFFEMAQKQPWFKNTVFVIVADHCSSSAGKTELPMDKYRIPAIIYAPEFVEPQKFSQITSQIDVMPTVLGLLNFKYQSKFLGQDVFSKNFVPRAYIATYQDLGFIKDNYLTVISPTKNIKQYQLVQKPNTNTTTEFNIYYTENLLQNNPRKDLVEQTISAYQSTSFWLKNKMLDK, from the coding sequence ATGTATCTTCAAAAAGTAAAACCTTTTCTCTATTTAGGAATTTTTTACCTTATCGTTTCCTTTTTATTAAGGTTAGTATTTGTATTCCACCCGATTACCACTGCAGATTTTTCTTTTGCAGAAGTACTGAAGGTTACTTCACTAGGATTAGTGAATGACATTTTGGTATTTACAATTGCCAGTAGCTTTTTAGCACTTTATTTTTTATTCTTATCCAATGGTAAATATCAAAAACCTTACGGACAAATCATCCTAGGAGTTCTGGTTCTTGCTTTTATATACATTTTAGCTACCCCGAATAATATTTTCAAACAATATGGAGGTGGCGTAGTAAAAATTGTTTTAGCATTTTTGGGACTTAAAATTTTATTTTTTGCACTGATGCTGTTTTTACCAAAACAAAGGCTCAAAATCAGAAACAGTTTATACTTTACCACGCTATTCTTGTACGTGCTTTTGATTATTTTCAATGCCGTTTCAGAATATTTCTTCTACAATGAATTTGGGGTTCGTTATAATTTTATCGCTGTAGATTATCTTATCTACACCACCGAAGTTATAGGAAACATTATGGAAAGTTATCCTATCATTCCTCTATTTACTGCTATTTTCGTAGTAACAGGATTGGCAACTTGGTGGATTTACAAAAAGACCAAAGACAGCCTTTTACAATTACCTAATTTAGTTCAAAAGTTTACCTTATTAGGTGTTTTTGCTGTTTTATTGGGAATCAGTTTAAGCTTTGCAGAGAAAATTAACCTTAAAAAAGGAAATATCTTCCAACAGGAAATCGCTGCGAACGGAATGGTAAAATTCTACGAAGCTTTCAGCAATAACACGCTAGATTTTTTCACATTCTATCCTACTGTTGACCAAAAAACCGCAGAAAAAAATACTCTGCTTCCTTTAGGAACCACTACTTTAAACAGACCTATCATTTCTGAGAAACCAGAATTACAAAAAAATGTGGTTCTCATTTCAATAGAAAGTTTGTCTGCAGCTTACATGAAAGCTTATGGTTACGAAGAGAATGTAACTCCTTTCTTAGACCAACTGGCACAAAAAAGTTTATTTTTCACCAATTTATACGCCACAGGAAACAGAACAGTAAGAGGTTTAGAAGCGCTAACGCTTTGTATTCCTCCAACTGCAGGAGAAAGCGTAATTAAAAGAGAAAAAGAAAACAAAAATAAATTTACCACAGGAAGCGTATTTAAGTCAAAAGGTTACAGCGTAAAATACTTATACGGTGGTTACAGTTATTTTGACAATATGAAAGATTTCTACGGAGGAAACGGCTACGAAATTGTAGATAGAGATAATTTCACGCCAGAAGAAATCACTTTCGCAAATGTTTGGGGTGTTTGTGACGAAGATATGGCCAGAAAAGCCATCAGCGAAATGAACAAAGATTATAAAGCAGGTAAACCTTTCTTCCATCATTGGATGACGGTTTCTAACCACAGACCTTTTACTTATCCAGAAGGGAAAATAGACATTCCTGCAGATTCTAAATCTAGAAAAGGTGGCGTAAAATACACAGACTATTCTATCATGAAATTTTTTGAAATGGCTCAAAAACAGCCTTGGTTTAAAAATACCGTTTTCGTGATTGTAGCAGACCATTGTTCATCTAGTGCTGGTAAAACAGAACTCCCAATGGATAAATACAGAATTCCAGCGATTATTTATGCACCAGAATTTGTGGAACCACAGAAATTCTCACAAATTACCTCTCAGATAGATGTAATGCCAACCGTTTTGGGATTATTGAACTTCAAATATCAATCTAAATTTTTAGGTCAAGATGTTTTCTCTAAAAATTTCGTTCCTAGAGCGTATATTGCAACTTATCAGGATTTAGGATTTATAAAAGATAATTACCTTACCGTGATTTCTCCTACTAAAAATATTAAGCAATATCAATTAGTACAAAAACCTAATACTAATACCACAACTGAGTTTAACATCTATTACACTGAAAATCTTTTACAAAACAATCCTAGAAAAGATTTGGTAGAGCAAACCATTTCGGCTTATCAAAGTACAAGCTTTTGGCTGAAAAATAAAATGCTCGACAAATAA
- the ribH gene encoding 6,7-dimethyl-8-ribityllumazine synthase — MATVNLSDYKPLQISNADSFRIGIVVSDWNDFVTYNLRDAAIQILEKEGVKKENIEIFSVPGAFELSYACMQLCAAENHDAVIAIGNVIRGETPHFDYVCSAVAQGIKDCNVMTDVPAIFCVLTDDNKEQSLARSGGNLGNKGVEAAVTALRMIEFRRNLNK; from the coding sequence ATGGCAACTGTAAATCTTTCGGATTACAAACCATTACAAATCTCAAATGCTGATTCTTTTAGAATCGGCATTGTTGTTTCAGATTGGAATGATTTTGTAACATATAACCTTCGCGATGCAGCGATACAAATTCTAGAAAAAGAAGGCGTAAAAAAAGAAAATATAGAAATTTTCTCTGTTCCTGGTGCATTTGAGTTAAGCTATGCATGCATGCAATTGTGCGCTGCTGAAAACCACGATGCAGTAATAGCCATTGGGAATGTCATCAGAGGAGAAACTCCACATTTTGATTACGTTTGCAGCGCTGTAGCTCAAGGAATTAAAGATTGTAATGTAATGACAGATGTTCCCGCTATTTTCTGTGTTTTGACAGACGATAACAAGGAGCAATCTTTGGCAAGAAGTGGCGGAAACCTAGGAAACAAAGGCGTAGAAGCTGCGGTTACTGCTCTTAGAATGATTGAATTCAGAAGAAATTTGAATAAATAA